The Camelina sativa cultivar DH55 chromosome 16, Cs, whole genome shotgun sequence sequence TGTACGAACTGATTACAAATCTACATCAACGACACGATCCAGTGTTTCAACTTCGCGATTGTGACAAACCAATTGTCTACAACTTCATTTTCGGGATACATTGGCTGCAAAGGATGCACGCGGTCGCCTTGACTTATCACCAATACGTCAAGTATCACCGTATCAATATTTGACGTATTGGTGATAGGTTGAGGCGACAATGTACAGGTGTAATTACATATTCCCTTTGTTTTTGATAAGAggatgttttaaaaataaattaatattaaaaaattaaaaatagaaaaaatgtcaaaaaaacaaatcatcacatgatcaaaaaaaaaattaatcataaaaaaaaaattaatcatatataccCATTTCAAATAATACTAAACATCAAACTATTAAGAAATATCATAAGAATTAACATTGTCTGTTCCTGAACAAGTGTAGTTTTGCttatacatataataaaatttttggttCCAATTTTTCAGCATATAACATAGCTCAACCATTCCagataattaaaaacatttgaCATACGGTTACACTTACgattaaaagttttgtttgattatcTTCGGCTGATTAAAAGACTTTACACTTCTATTTATTGTAAGACTGTAACATATGTTATTTTTAGATCTTcctatatacaaataaaatcagAATATTAACTCTATTTCTTTACAGTTAAATATCGGAATCACTACTGTGTAAAGACGAAGGGTCAGAAGACAGCACCTAGTAACATAAATTAACTTGACAAATGAATTCtataacaaattaaagaatttaTAATTCTACAATTCCGATCCGATCATAATCTTTTTTTACGGAAGGTGTTTATACGCTTACTGTGATTGgagaacaaatatataatcaaacaaaaaaaagtcactgCGTAGTGGCGTCATGAAAACGAAGAATGCAAAATTTCGGAAGTTATCAGATAAGCAAGGATCTTCTAATACTGGTTCAGCAAGACAGCAAGAAAACAATCACCATATATATAGTCGAGTAATAGTGGACAATTAAAGATCTTCATCGAAATAAATTATCGTagacaaaagaataaaaaagacaGAAATAGAGAAAGGTGAAAGAAGATGTAGAGCTCCCTTCAATCCAAAGAGGAGTAAAAGCAATTAAAGGGCAAGTTAAAGCTCCTGAGATATGCAAGCCATATAACCAAATCCTTTTTTCTTACCATGATAAGGATTAGGGCTTATGGGATCCATAGCTTAGCAGCTTTTCTTTACCCTACTAAACTCTCGTTTGAACTTCAAGGAGCTCTACctcccatcttttttttttatctcgaGATAATTAAATCACTTTATACGGACAGAACCAGATCAATCGCAAGACTAATACGTTATGGATCTGACCTAAACAACCTACGAATAACTCTTGAAAACATTAGAAAGGTTAGATGAGAGTAGTTgtacataatatttatatatacaaaacaccAAAAGGGGTAAATCACAAGCTATAAAGACtctgaagaaagagagatgaagaacCCTAATTAACCCTACTAAACATattaagagagaagagagaagagagagagtgagagataaCACGTAATTTTTTGAAAGAAGTGATAGATAGAGAGTAGTAATTATAGTGGTTTAGATATTCGTGACTGaaggggaaaataaaaataaaaatgaaaatatgcaaaaataaaaatacaggTGGGTGCATCTGAAAAGACACGAGAAGGGTCAGACATTGTTTAGTGTTAGATTCCCCTATGCGTCACATGCGTCCTTCTCCGCTTTTGTGCtactctcttttatttctaGATTTATTGTTATTACAAgtataaaaaatcaattattattattcctgCCAACCACTAGTCCACTACATTGTTAAGATGTAACTTTGAAATTGAATTAGGCCGACCATTCTTTTAACTTTTACGTAAAATGAAcaagtgtttttgtttggtgACCTAATTCTGTTGGTATTGTTAACCCTAACCTAACTATTAGAAATTGCAACACGCAATAGCTTTGATTATACGGTCAGGATTATTATTAAGTCTGATGATGATGTGGGCACGAAAGCAGGTAAGTATTACTCTGTGCGAGGAGAATCTATGGCTAGATTTATCTCAACGAACTTGTCTTATTATCCTCACGAGTGTGGTCTCTTTCACCATTCACGCCAGAGCTTTAAGCTATTTAATGCCCttactttaaagatttttatatccacatcgtaattttttttagttggttGAAGAAAATGTTTACAAGCATTATACTCGACCTATATAACATTAAATAAGAAGTTATATATGGCTCGTATACATAACACAAaccattaattttgtttatttaaatcatTAAGTATGAAAAAAATGGGGTTTAAATATGTATACGATTTAAAAATCCATTAAGTATAACAAAATACTATTgagactttttaaaagaaagcaaaaaaaaaaaactgatagcTCAAAGCTTTAATTAACGTAAGCCCATCTGACATATGGACCGGACTTGttaaatatccaacaaaattaTTACTTGGGCCTTATTAGAGCATTTGGGGGGAGACCAGACCACTGTTGGTTTTTGGTTATAAGGCCCCGACGTCGTTTTAGTTGGGACGCGTCCCAGCAtcgttttatacttttatttctAGCTTTAGAGcgttctctttcctttttcgtttactttttcaatattttttcccCTAAAAATGTCGATTTCTTCTGTAATTGCTCTAACGGCTACTTTTTTCTCCAGACCATAAGAAACCTCAACAACGTTAACGATAACACAATCTAACAAAAGATCAATTTCGATCATTAGTTGTAATCTGGTTATTCAATTCCGGAGATGGACCAGCCGAAGAAAGTTGCTGATAGGTATCTGAAACGTGAGGTTCTTGGTCAAGGTACTTACGGAGTCGTCTTCAAGGCTATTGACACTAAGGTCATGATGATTCCTCACTCAATTCTTCATATTTTGTTCCCATCCcatcaaaattagggtttagattttctCGGTGATTCTTAATTTGTGTCTTGTTCTGATAGCTTTTGGGTATTCAATCTTAGCTAAAAAGCTTCGATCTTTAAACTAATATGTGTTCTCAGAAttcaaagtttggatttttttttttcttttttcttaatggATTTAAAGTTggtagattttgtttttagtttggATGGAATGGAAGgaaactgattttgtttttgttgtggtgGATTTTGTAGAACGGAGAGACTGTAGCgattaagaaaataagacttgggaaacaaaaagaaggtGTGAATATAACAGCTCTCAGAGAAATCAAAGTACTTAAAGAGCTTAAGCATCCACATGTGATTGAGTTGATTGATGCGTTTCCTCACAAGGAGAACTTGCACATTGTGTTTGAGTACATGGAGACTGATCTCGAAGCAGTTATCCGCGATCCTAACCTGTTTCTTTCCCCCGCTGATGTCAAATCTTACCTCCAGATGATGTTAAAAGGTCTTGAGTATTGCCATGACAAGTGGGTTTTGCACAGGTACGGTACTGATTCTAAGAATAATCCACAGAACTTGCTTTTTCTCTCCAATAAGGTTTTGTTTGTATTTACACTTACGGAGTATTTTTTGGATGTGTTTCAGAGATATGAAGCCAAACAACTTGTTGATAGGACCTAATGGACAACTGAAGCTTGCAGATTTTGGGTTAGCTCGTATATTTAGTAGCCCTGGTCATAAGTTTACCCACCAGgtaatatctttttttgtgtgtggcaATTCTATTTACATGTAGCAATTCTGCTATGTTTCGTATCTTGATCTGTTTCAGCAATTTCATAGGTCTTTACGAGATGGTATAGAGCACCTGAACTTTTGTTTGGTGCAAAACAGTATGATGGTGCAGTTGATGTTTGGGCTGCTGGCTGTATTTTTGCTGAACTTCTATTACGCAGACCATTTCTTCAGGTAAAACTCCGTTTTGTTTGTGTCGTGATCCCAATTCgtctgtttctttgtttctctagCTTACTTTTTCCCCATTGCAGGGAAAGAGTGATATTGATCAATTAAGCAAAATCTTTGCTGCCTTTGGGACCCCAAAAGCAGATCAGTGGCCAGATATGATCAGCCTTCCTGATTATGTAGAGTATCAATTTGTCCTCGCACCTTCTCTACGTTCTCTATTCCCAATGGTTAGTGAGGATGCTCTAGATTTGTTGTCTAAGATGTTCACCTATGACCCCAAGTCTAGAATATCGATTCAGCAAGCTCTGCAGCACAGGTACCTAAACTTATCCTATGTAGAAGAGATAAGCAAtggttattttgttttgttctgaaacatttgatttctttttaaagGTACTTCACATCTGCACCTTCTCCTACTGACCCTTTAGAGCTACCAAGATCAGTACGCCAGCAGGGTGCTAAGTCAACTGACAGTAAACACAAAGCCATTAAAGTGTTGTCACCAGCACATAAGTTTAGACGAGTGATACCTGGCCGAGGAAAGTCTGCTAATAAATCCAAGGACCAGAGTGTTGATGTCGTGAGACAAGCTAGCCATGATGGACAAGCACCAATGTCTTTAGATTTCACCATCTTAGCCGAGCGGCCACCTAACCGACCAACCATCACCAGGTAAAAAGATTTGGTTACACAATCCTTTTACAGTCAGTTCTTGATCAGCTTTAAAGATCATCACTTCTGATGATTTCTTGATGTTTGGTTTTGCAGTGCGGATAGATCTCATCTGAAGAGGAAACTCGATCTCGAGTTCATGTAGGATAGGACGtaacaagcttcttcttcacgcCAATCTTCAGTTCATATAGCCTATAGGTTCTCGAGTACCAGGCTCTTACTGGTTGGTCCTGTCCACTAATTTGCCATATTACTAGTGATGATGAACATGGTGAATCATTCTTTCTGTTTACAATAAAATGTAAAGCACAGATGATTAACTAATCATCATTGTAAACCCATTACAGAAAATTCCATCAGGCTTTTACTAACATCAGTTCTGATCCCAAACTCAATTCATTATCGAAGTTTTTCATTCTCAATTGCTCTTACAGTACAATTTaaagtttagtatttttaattatggaACATGTTGGTGGTTTACATATATAGTTCAATCTCATCACAAATATGAaatgtgttttttgtttcagtCTTTAGACGGTTCCAGCAATGCTGGATGAGATGATGCGTACTCAATCTAAGGAATTTCAATGAATCTGCAACAATGGTAAACCACAATATCCAGTTTTCGAAAGACCAATGTAAAAGGCCAAATCAATTAGAAGAATGAACTACTACTGTActcattatctattttattcattaacgTTGGTAAGCTCATTTGCAACTTCCAATTCTTTTTCCTGGATTGATCATTCCACATCGCCATCTTTGTCATCTGAAGCCCCGACTCTGTGTGTAGCTTTCTTTGCCTATTCGtataaatcaagaaacagaatcaCATTAGGCAGAGTTCTTTAGATAACAAATTGAACCGATCGTTTAAAAAAGGCTTTTTACCTCTTTATCCCAGTTCGTGAATATAGTGACtaaagaaagacaaaacacTTGAACAGCCAATGCTGTTACGATTCCCAACCAAAGCCCCTAACAATGATATAACACCACAAAAATTAGAGTTTCTACATATTAGTATTGTGTTTAAACTTGATATTGAGAATATGAGCTTCAAGATTATTTACCCGACCACCAATGTGGAAATGGAAACCAAGTAATAAACCTAATGGAACTCCAACAAGATAATATGATCCAAGATTCACACAAGCTCCAATCTTCTGCCATCCACATCCTCTAGCAACCCCTGCAACCAGACATCAAAACCAGTTGACCAGGTGCCAAAGCTAATCTTGTGTGATTCAAAAATTAACCTGAGAGAACGCATTGGAGGCCAACAAGGAAGTTTCCACAAGCGACAATCGGTATCATTGATGCAGCATATGCGATGATTTTCGGGTCGCTGCTAAAAGCATGACCTAAGATTTTCCGAATCGATAACAGAACCGTTACAACCACAATTCCCTCGGCAACTGCTATGCCTACAATGACATATACAGCTAGTTTTGCCACTTGTGGATTCCCTGCTCCTAACTCGTTTGACACCCTTATGCTGCAATTTAAAAGAAACACAGAGTTGTGAGATAGGTTTCTTTGATGAGATTACTTTATGTGCTCTTTGATATACTTTTTGTAACTGATGTACTGACCTTGCAGCGCCACCAAGACCAACCGAGATCTGCCAGATTGTTAGTGAAGTATTTAGGCTGAAAAGTTGCACAACTTGCACTgatcaaatacaaaaagaagTGCAAACTCTTAGCAACAATGCCAACATTAGACAAAGATAACTGAATTCTACCAGATGGAAAGCACCGAAGTTTCTAAAACCGGATTGGGAAGAAGGCCAGAGGCCAGAACCAAAAGCTCGAAGGACCATAGCTCCAAACTGTCACAAAACCAAATCGATTAAGTCCATATACTAGACCTGAACAATGCAGCATTTCTGTTTCATCACTTACCAGACCATGACTGCCGAAGGAAAAGcaattttagaaaaatcataaaGTTCTTGAAAAGCCTCCTTTGAAAACCCTGTCTAACTTTGCGAACAAGTAGACGAAAACTTGACATAACACGAGAGGAGAATGACGTTGAACCAGTAAGAGACCGAGATAGCGAGAGCAGCTCCTCTGTATCCTAAAGCAGTCTTCAACACAAACAACCAACAGAGAAGCAAATGAAGACAAGTGGTGATACCAGAGCAGACAAAGACAGGGAACACATTGTTCTGCGCTTGCAAGAACCTGTTGATGCATTGAAGAAGTCCGTATGCGAAGAGACTCGGGATCATGTATCTCGCGTAGGAGCCAGCAACACTTGCAATGGACTTGTCTTGGTGGACCAATACGAGAATCTGCTCAGTGTTAGCCCAAATGATCGAGAGAGGAACAGAGAGTATTAAAAGAACAAACATTGCTCTCTGCATTTGAATTCCTAGTTTCCCGTACAGCTTTGCTCCGTAAGCTTGACCACATAGTGTCTCCAATGCACTCGCTGTTCCCAACTATTTgacataaacacacacacacaaaaacgaatcgggtttaaaattttactactttacaaaaataattctgAAACAACAAACCCTACAGATCTCTGATGAGCAAATCACAAGAACGATTTTAACAAACGAATAAAATTGCACCCAAAACATTAAATCATGAATCAATGCGGGATTCTAATATATTTGTGAAAGGGGACAGAAACGTACGAGGAAGGTGAAGCCTGTGACAGAGGCAAAGGATGTGGCGATAGAAGCGGCAGAGAGGGGAAGAGAGCCTAAATGGCCAACGAACATGACGGAGATGACTTGGAGAGAGTATTGAAGCAGGCTTACACCAATGAGTGGTGCTGAAAGCCATAGCTGCTTCTTCACTTCCTCCTTCACACGTATCATCGTCGTTTGCTTCTCTGTGATCAGAAGCGGAGGCGTCACACAATTttccattattttatttttttctctctctctctctctcccagaagccaaaaaaaaattctaacaaataaaaaacaacaaccTGTATCTCTCTTCCCTGGTCTTTAGGGTTTGTGGAGGAGAGACTTGGTTGATATTTATGGgctattctgttttttttttttttttttacggtatGATATCTTCTtaattagtactatatatttccACTAATACTCTTCCTGATTTagcaaattaatatttttaatttattgacaTTTTAACTTTTCGATATTGCAAATTGATGActataaagtatatattatgCTTTCTatatgaagaaaagaaagaaagaaaaaaaatcgaaatatgCTCCCAATCCACAGACATTGAATTGTGTCTTACTCCAATTCTTGACAACGAGTGCGACGTGAGTGGCTCCTTATtagttctctcttctcttattcTCCCCCGAGTCAGGAGGCTGGCTACCGCATCCTTACTCAGTCTCCGGTATAATTGACTCGTAAACTCGTCCTTTCGCTTTCTTCACCTAAATAtaaaagtatttattattacatAACCGTCACTTATTTGAAtttctatatacttattttaatgacattttatatagtttattttaccTCTTCGGTCCAGTTGGTGCGAGTCATGACAAAAGCAATGGCAGAGACTTGAGCAAACGTAGCACAAATCACTCCTAACCAAATCCCCTAATTTAATCATTCAAAGATCGCtaatcaactttaaaaaatgaaacatgAATCAACTTgtgattatgtatttttttttttttttttaccattcctCCAATCCCTAACacgaatccaaaaaaaaatgatgtcgGAAGTCCAACTAAATAGTAGGATCCGAGTGTTACGTATGCCCCTATCTTTTGCCACCCTGAACCTCCAAGAACCCCTGATCAATCGATATCCACAAACCCCggggggaaaaaaaataattacatcgAAAGGaacataaagataaaagaagatgGAGGATCGAGAACTCATGAGAGCTAGGACCTGAGAGAATGGCCTGAAGACCATCAAGGAGATTGGAAATGACGAGGAGAGGCACCATCGTTGCTACATATTCAGCAACTTCAGACTCGTTTGAGTAAGTGTATCCAAGTGTTTCACGTGTAACCAGCAACACCAATTCACTtaagacacacacacaaagtGTCATGGCTAAGCATACTCGTATAGCTCTCCTGGCATTGTCTGGATTTCCTGCTCCTAACTCATTCGATACCCTCACGCTttcacaacacacacacacaacattTTATAAGATGAATTTCCAGTTTAAAAATTTGGTAACATCTTAGTAAAGTGGTTACCTCACTACACAAGCCGATGCATAGGGAACCATACGAATTACCGTGGAGATACCTAAACTGTTCAGAATATGATCCAACCCCAAAGAAAGAGATTTAGATTGATTCTCGAGAAAGAATTGAGGGTCGTAGTACTAATGTACAGACAAGCTACAAGGGATACCAAGTGGAGATAACCGAAGTTTCAAGAACAGGATTTGGAAGTAAGCCTGAGAGGAAGACCACCGTCTCAGATGACCAAATCGTCAAGCTGTTTCCATCAACGACGTTAAAAATGTGATAtatagaagaagcaaaagatgaTTTTAAAGATACGTACCAGACCATGAATGCAGACGGAACAGCCAGACGAAGAAAGACCATAACGTTCTCAAGAGCCTCTCGGGAGAACCCGGTCCATGTTTTGGCGCAAGCAGGCGAGAATTTGACGTAAAGACTCAACAAGACAACATTAATCCACAAGGAAAACGAAGTTGCTAGCGCAGCTCCTCTGATTCCCAAACCAGACTTGGACACCAAACCCCAACAAACAGGAACGTGAAGCAGAGTGGTTAAACCGGAACAGAGCATGAGAGGAAACACTCTGTTCTGGCTCGTAAAGAAACTATTGAGGCATTGTAAAATCGCGAAACCGAAAAGGCCTGGGATCAAGAACGCTACGTATGATCCAGAGGTTTGAGCAATGACTGCGTCTTGGCCAATAAACACAAGAATGGATGATGCATTGATCCATAAAATGGATATTGGAAAGCATAAGATGAGAAGAACCACCATTGCTCTTTGTGTGTGTATTCCTAACATTCTTTCTACTTTTGCTCCGTAAGATTGACCACACAATGTACCCAATCCTCCAGACAGTCCCATCtagaaaacaaacagaaacCATTCTAATTTCAACTCACTGAAGTTTCTTTGAcgcaaaaagagagagagagagtgagagtggGAGAGACTGACGAGCAAACTTAGGCCAGTGATTTGGGAGAATGAACTAGCAATGGAGACGCTGGAGAGAGCTAACTCGCCTTGATGTCCGACGACCATGATAGAGAtcatctgaagaagatactgCAACAGATTCGTAGCCACCAGTGGACCACCTAGCCACAACTGTTTCTTAACTTCCTCCGCGAtccatcctcctcctcctcctcctcgtctaCGTATCTTCCAGTCCATAGAAGAGACGTCTACGACCAACGGATTCGCCGGAGAGTcgtctcctccttctcctcgcTCCATGAATTTTTCCCTTTGTCTCGTCTCCATCGGTCGTTTAAGAGAGCGAGTAGTTCATAAAGATGAGAATGGTGGTAGTTGGTTAACAATGTAATTGTTTTCGGCTTTTAAAGCTACTGGACCATTCGATTGTGACTCTCATAAAGGTCTTTTTGTCACGTACctaaactatttaatttgtaattcACCCCCCATGATCattttacaaagaacaaaatatatttacatttttaccATAAAACGGAAAAAGAAAAGGCCCAGTGATAATTTGAAGCCCAATATAACTAACTTGTAAAGCCCAGtctcaaatcaaaataatagGGAAGTGAAACAGTAGCCAACCGCAAAGATTAGCGCGTCTTCAACACGCGCCAATTCCGCACAATGTGTTGTAATTCAATTCAATGGCAtgattttgcttcttcaacCCCTAAAGACTACTTTGAGAGATTATCTCTGAGAGcagtttctttaaaaaaacatgCTTCACCCAAGTAGtcactactcttcttcttcttctagagaTGTAACACATCATCGTCTAGCTCTGAGTTCTAAAGCTAGGGTTTTTCCAGCTCCTCCTCTTCCACTTTCATTCCCCTGTAACTtctcttctagggtttcttttaGGCTTCAGCTTCATTGCGccgcttcttctttttcaccttcCTCTGTTTCGCCACCANAACTTAGGCCAGTGATTTGGGAGAATGAACTAGCAATGGAGACGCTGGAGAGAGCTAACTCGCCTTGATGTCCGACGACCATGATAGAGAtcatctgaagaagatactgCAACAGATTCGTAGCCACCAGTGGACCACCTAGCCACAACTGTTTCTTAACTTCCTCCGCGAtccatcctcctcctcctcctcctcgtctaCGTATCTTCCAGTCCATAGAAGAGACGTCTACGACCAACGGATTCGCCGGAGAGTcgtctcctccttctcctcgcTCCATGAATTTTTCCCTTTGTCTCGTCTCCATCGGTCGTTTAAGAGAGCGAGTAGTTCATAAAGATGAGAATGGTGGTAGTTGGTTAACAATGTAATTGTTTTCGGCTTTTAAAGCTACTGGACCATTCGATTGTGACTCTCATAAAGGTCTTTTTGTCACGTACctaaactatttaatttgtaattcACCCCCCATGATCattttacaaagaacaaaatatatttacatttttaccATAAAACGGAAAAAGAAAAGGCCCAGTGATAATTTGAAGCCCAATATAACTAACTTGTAAAGCCCAGtctcaaatcaaaataatagGGAAGTGAAACAGTAGCCAACCGCAAAGATTAGCGCGTCTTCAACACGCGCCAATTCCGCACAATGTGTTGTAATTCAATTCAATGGCAtgattttgcttcttcaacCCCTAAAGACTACTTTGAGAGATTATCTCTGAGAGcagtttctttaaaaaaacatgCTTCACCCAAGTAGtcactactcttcttcttcttctagagaTGTAACACATCATCGTCTAGCTCTGAGTTCTAAAGCTAGGGTTTTTCCAGCTCCTCCTCTTCCACTTTCATTCCCCTGTAACTtctcttctagggtttcttttaGGCTTCAGCTTCATTGCGccgcttcttctttttcaccttcCTCTGTTTCGCCACCACGATGCTCTAAACCTAACCCGAGCTCTCGCAAACGCAGATACGGCGGCGTAATCCCTTCCATTTTGCGTTCTCTTGACTCTTCTACTGATATTGAAACGACTCTTGCTTCTCTCTGTCTCAACTTGAGCCCTAAAGAGCAAACCGTGCTTCTTAAAGAGCAGACTCGTTGGGACAGAGTGCTTCGCGTGTTTCGTTTTTTCCAATCTCACCAAGGTTATGTTCCAAATGTGATTCATTACAACATTGTGTTACGAGCTTTGGGGAGAG is a genomic window containing:
- the LOC104751225 gene encoding cyclin-dependent kinase D-1-like; translated protein: MDQPKKVADRYLKREVLGQGTYGVVFKAIDTKNGETVAIKKIRLGKQKEGVNITALREIKVLKELKHPHVIELIDAFPHKENLHIVFEYMETDLEAVIRDPNLFLSPADVKSYLQMMLKGLEYCHDKWVLHRDMKPNNLLIGPNGQLKLADFGLARIFSSPGHKFTHQVFTRWYRAPELLFGAKQYDGAVDVWAAGCIFAELLLRRPFLQGKSDIDQLSKIFAAFGTPKADQWPDMISLPDYVEYQFVLAPSLRSLFPMVSEDALDLLSKMFTYDPKSRISIQQALQHRYFTSAPSPTDPLELPRSVRQQGAKSTDSKHKAIKVLSPAHKFRRVIPGRGKSANKSKDQSVDVVRQASHDGQAPMSLDFTILAERPPNRPTITSADRSHLKRKLDLEFM
- the LOC104751226 gene encoding protein DETOXIFICATION 16-like isoform X2; the protein is METRQREKFMERGEGGDDSPANPLVVDVSSMDWKIRRRGGGGGGWIAEEVKKQLWLGGPLVATNLLQYLLQMISIMVVGHQGELALSSVSIASSFSQITGLSLLMGLSGGLGTLCGQSYGAKVERMLGIHTQRAMVVLLILCFPISILWINASSILVFIGQDAVIAQTSGSYVAFLIPGLFGFAILQCLNSFFTSQNRVFPLMLCSGLTTLLHVPVCWGLVSKSGLGIRGAALATSFSLWINVVLLSLYVKFSPACAKTWTGFSREALENVMVFLRLAVPSAFMVCLTIWSSETVVFLSGLLPNPVLETSVISTCLGISTVIRMVPYASACVVSVRVSNELGAGNPDNARRAIRVCLAMTLCVCVLSELVLLVTRETLGYTYSNESEVAEYVATMVPLLVISNLLDGLQAILSGDLVRSDLCYVCSSLCHCFCHDSHQLDRRGEESERTSLRVNYTGD
- the LOC104751226 gene encoding protein DETOXIFICATION 16-like isoform X1; this translates as METRQREKFMERGEGGDDSPANPLVVDVSSMDWKIRRRGGGGGGWIAEEVKKQLWLGGPLVATNLLQYLLQMISIMVVGHQGELALSSVSIASSFSQITGLSLLMGLSGGLGTLCGQSYGAKVERMLGIHTQRAMVVLLILCFPISILWINASSILVFIGQDAVIAQTSGSYVAFLIPGLFGFAILQCLNSFFTSQNRVFPLMLCSGLTTLLHVPVCWGLVSKSGLGIRGAALATSFSLWINVVLLSLYVKFSPACAKTWTGFSREALENVMVFLRLAVPSAFMVCLTIWSSETVVFLSGLLPNPVLETSVISTCLGISTVIRMVPYASACVVSVRVSNELGAGNPDNARRAIRVCLAMTLCVCVLSELVLLVTRETLGYTYSNESEVAEYVATMVPLLVISNLLDGLQAILSGVLGGSGWQKIGAYVTLGSYYLVGLPTSFFFGFVLGIGGMGIWLGVICATFAQVSAIAFVMTRTNWTEEVKKAKGRVYESIIPETE